The Sandaracinaceae bacterium genome window below encodes:
- a CDS encoding 16S rRNA (uracil(1498)-N(3))-methyltransferase: MSEARRLFATELPAMGGSVVLSEEQSRHARVLRLEPGHDVLLFDGQGRQAHAKVVALGKRLTCEAEVPTELPDDGRGVTLLLALPRAGKLDDILRAVTELGVREVHLCDCERSVGNIQERKLDAKLARYESVVREAARQCERERVPRVHAPLPLAEVAARAPNDPAQVAKIVLAARGDARLPTALPKSAWVAVGPEGGFSDAELDGLVQAGFAPCRVGRTILRVETAAIAGVALVAERLTD; encoded by the coding sequence ATGAGCGAGGCGCGGAGGCTCTTCGCCACGGAGCTTCCAGCCATGGGCGGCAGCGTGGTGCTGAGCGAGGAGCAGAGCCGCCACGCGCGCGTGCTGCGCCTCGAGCCGGGCCACGACGTGCTGCTGTTCGACGGCCAGGGCCGGCAGGCGCACGCCAAGGTGGTGGCGCTCGGCAAGCGGCTCACGTGCGAGGCCGAGGTTCCCACCGAGCTGCCCGACGACGGACGCGGCGTGACCCTGCTGCTGGCGCTGCCGCGCGCGGGGAAGCTGGACGACATCCTGCGGGCCGTGACGGAGCTGGGCGTGCGCGAGGTGCACCTGTGCGACTGCGAGCGCAGCGTGGGCAACATCCAGGAGCGCAAGCTGGACGCGAAGCTGGCCCGCTACGAGAGCGTGGTGCGCGAGGCGGCCCGGCAGTGCGAGCGCGAGCGCGTCCCGCGGGTGCATGCGCCGCTGCCGCTGGCCGAGGTGGCCGCACGGGCGCCGAACGACCCGGCGCAGGTGGCCAAGATCGTGCTCGCCGCCCGGGGCGACGCCCGGCTGCCGACCGCGTTGCCCAAGAGCGCGTGGGTGGCCGTGGGGCCCGAGGGGGGCTTCAGCGACGCGGAGCTCGACGGTTTGGTGCAGGCCGGGTTCGCGCCCTGCCGCGTGGGCCGCACCATCTTGCGTGTGGAGACGGCTGCCATCGCGGGGGTGGCCTTGGTGGCCGAGCGCCTCACCGATTGA
- a CDS encoding PEGA domain-containing protein: protein MLLPAPAANAQAGTIPVNIESTPPGATVFLDSATGQNLGVTPLRRVRITRGAHTLIFRLPRHRDASVSVNVVRRNETFRGVLDPLGEITIAAANDSATGATVRIDGQPVGAVPMQQMVEPGRHLIQIDREGYVTFTQWVQVGGAQQLALPVILERQAPSTGSVLVAADISGAAIYIDGDPRGSTPTVVDNVTAGVHQIEVRAEGFQTQSQQVEIRAGERARVEVQLRPDVPPGGTLVVVTQPRGASVVLDGEALGAGPVTREGITPGEHILEVSMTGFQPISQPVTIEAGQRRAVNIVLQEVVLAPGSIIVRSSTPGAVVLIDGEERGAPPIVVESATAGTHAVVVRAPGFEEYRTTCTVGPGRNCEVDANLGAEPVRVIVRSNIPGSALYIDGEQIGPVPYEGTVPSGNRRLEVRAPGYDPHVAQVMLTPGAEPRLFDVALIEEGAMSDEERARLERERLENYAGQTSFAANVIPTSQALIDMSVGYPSFFELRASTGFAEWIDGGIAIRGNHRLFEFEARSRVAWRVTPQIGLGAQVFFGGGIGPESANSLRVGAEALASILFAKRAAMTLWVGFDFYRDRYTRNTPTVMDARLTDTTGMVRIGGSFELRLTPYWNLFTTFEGNLLGTERNIYDGLFRTESATGARGNQASVFTGRLGFTYKFH from the coding sequence ATGCTGCTGCCGGCGCCCGCGGCCAACGCGCAAGCGGGCACCATCCCTGTCAACATCGAGTCCACCCCGCCCGGAGCCACCGTGTTCCTGGACAGCGCCACCGGACAAAACCTCGGTGTCACCCCACTGCGGCGCGTACGCATCACCCGCGGCGCCCACACGCTCATCTTCCGCCTGCCGCGCCACCGTGACGCGAGCGTCTCCGTCAATGTCGTCCGCCGCAACGAGACCTTCCGCGGCGTGCTGGACCCGCTCGGCGAGATCACCATCGCCGCCGCCAATGACTCCGCCACGGGCGCCACGGTGCGCATCGACGGCCAGCCCGTCGGCGCCGTCCCCATGCAGCAGATGGTGGAGCCCGGCCGCCACCTCATCCAGATCGACCGCGAGGGCTACGTCACGTTCACCCAGTGGGTGCAGGTCGGAGGCGCCCAGCAGCTGGCGCTGCCGGTGATCCTCGAGCGTCAGGCTCCGTCCACGGGCTCGGTGCTCGTGGCGGCGGACATCAGCGGCGCGGCCATCTACATCGATGGCGACCCGCGCGGCTCGACGCCCACCGTCGTGGACAACGTGACGGCCGGCGTGCACCAGATCGAGGTCCGCGCCGAGGGCTTCCAGACTCAGTCGCAGCAGGTGGAGATCCGCGCCGGCGAGCGCGCCCGCGTGGAAGTCCAGCTGCGCCCCGACGTGCCGCCCGGCGGCACCCTGGTGGTGGTCACGCAGCCGCGCGGCGCCAGCGTGGTGCTGGACGGTGAGGCCCTCGGGGCCGGCCCCGTCACGCGTGAGGGCATCACCCCCGGGGAGCACATCCTCGAGGTGTCCATGACCGGCTTCCAGCCCATCTCGCAGCCCGTCACCATCGAGGCCGGCCAGCGCCGCGCCGTCAACATCGTGCTGCAGGAGGTCGTCTTGGCCCCCGGCTCCATCATTGTGCGCTCCTCCACGCCTGGCGCGGTGGTCCTCATCGATGGTGAAGAGCGCGGCGCACCGCCCATCGTCGTCGAGTCGGCCACCGCCGGCACGCACGCCGTGGTCGTCCGCGCTCCCGGCTTCGAGGAGTACCGCACCACCTGCACCGTCGGCCCCGGCCGCAACTGCGAAGTGGACGCCAACCTGGGCGCCGAGCCCGTGCGCGTCATCGTGCGCTCCAACATCCCCGGCAGCGCCTTGTACATCGACGGCGAGCAGATCGGCCCCGTCCCGTACGAGGGCACCGTGCCGTCCGGCAACCGTCGCCTCGAGGTGCGCGCGCCGGGCTACGACCCGCACGTAGCGCAGGTCATGCTCACCCCTGGGGCCGAGCCGCGCCTGTTCGACGTGGCCCTCATCGAAGAGGGCGCCATGAGCGACGAGGAGCGCGCCCGCCTCGAGCGCGAGCGCCTCGAGAACTACGCCGGCCAGACCAGCTTCGCGGCCAACGTCATCCCCACCTCGCAGGCGCTCATCGACATGAGCGTGGGCTACCCCAGCTTCTTCGAGCTGCGGGCCAGCACCGGCTTCGCCGAGTGGATCGACGGCGGTATCGCCATCCGTGGCAACCATCGGCTCTTCGAGTTCGAGGCGCGCTCGCGCGTGGCGTGGCGTGTCACCCCGCAGATCGGCCTCGGCGCCCAGGTGTTCTTCGGCGGCGGCATCGGGCCGGAGAGCGCCAACTCGCTCCGCGTCGGCGCGGAGGCTCTGGCGAGCATCCTCTTCGCGAAGCGCGCGGCCATGACCCTGTGGGTCGGCTTCGACTTCTACCGCGACCGCTACACGCGCAACACCCCCACCGTCATGGACGCGCGCCTCACCGACACCACCGGCATGGTGCGCATCGGCGGCTCGTTCGAGCTGCGCCTCACGCCCTACTGGAACCTGTTCACCACGTTCGAGGGCAACCTCCTCGGCACCGAGCGCAACATCTACGACGGCCTGTTCCGCACCGAGAGCGCCACGGGCGCGCGTGGCAACCAAGCGTCGGTGTTCACCGGGCGCCTCGGCTTCACGTACAAGTTCCACTGA
- a CDS encoding TetR/AcrR family transcriptional regulator, whose translation MSAASRKSPSPARQKPAGRPPGSDSERSHDALLAAARLHFARRGFGPANVREIAEAAGYTTSTLYHYFGDKQGLYVEVYRDAERRIADAYRPVVDGPGSRQERLLALLDAAIELHRVDESVPLFMAAVPLDIRRHSELGAVIRAMRIDTPAILNRLVAGASTPRALASLLMSVTVGMALTAGEGGHRAYAAMLRACGAHLQLDGAVRPQG comes from the coding sequence ATGAGCGCCGCATCCCGCAAGAGCCCGAGCCCCGCGCGCCAGAAGCCGGCAGGGCGTCCGCCGGGCTCCGACTCGGAGCGCAGCCACGACGCGCTCCTCGCGGCAGCGCGGCTGCACTTCGCCCGGCGCGGCTTCGGACCCGCCAACGTGCGTGAGATCGCGGAGGCAGCCGGGTACACCACGTCCACGCTCTATCACTACTTCGGCGACAAGCAGGGCTTGTACGTGGAGGTGTACCGCGACGCCGAGCGGCGCATCGCGGACGCCTATCGTCCCGTGGTGGACGGCCCCGGGTCGCGCCAGGAACGCCTGCTCGCGCTGCTGGATGCGGCGATCGAGCTGCACCGTGTGGACGAGAGCGTGCCGCTGTTCATGGCCGCCGTCCCGCTCGACATCCGACGACACAGTGAGCTGGGTGCCGTCATCCGCGCGATGCGCATCGACACTCCTGCCATCCTGAACCGTTTGGTGGCCGGCGCGTCCACCCCCCGAGCGCTCGCCTCGCTGCTCATGTCGGTGACCGTGGGCATGGCGCTCACCGCAGGCGAAGGCGGCCACCGCGCCTATGCCGCGATGCTGCGGGCATGCGGCGCGCACCTCCAACTCGACGGGGCGGTCCGCCCACAGGGGTGA
- a CDS encoding NAD(P)-dependent oxidoreductase: protein MTTPLGPQTVLVTGACGNVGVVTVQALAKRGYRVVALDLDSPRNRQRARALPAGVTVRWGSICDRATLASAVLGVDHVIHLAAVIPPATDVDQRMAYKVNVQATRTLIALCEASAKRPRLTFTSSAAVFGDNARATPPRRASDPVQASDNYTRQKLDSERDLQASSLRWVVFRLAVTPPVEPAALGPFIFDMHADTRVEFTHPEDVALAIANSLVRDDIEGRVLLLGGGAANRYTYRDWLNEAFASMGIAPMPREAFGQHLYLTDWVDSDESQALLDYQRRSYAEYLTEVRAGLGRSVHLVDRVGPVARVVALANSRHYAVEHGQRPLLPEALEALTLAKAAWNAAKAWMPRKERARGER from the coding sequence ATGACCACGCCGCTCGGACCGCAGACGGTGCTCGTCACGGGGGCCTGCGGGAACGTGGGCGTGGTGACCGTGCAGGCGCTCGCGAAGCGCGGCTACCGGGTGGTGGCGCTGGACCTCGACAGCCCCCGCAACCGTCAGCGTGCGCGTGCGCTCCCGGCCGGCGTGACCGTGCGCTGGGGCAGCATCTGCGACCGGGCCACGCTGGCGAGCGCCGTGCTGGGCGTGGACCACGTCATCCACCTGGCCGCGGTGATCCCACCCGCCACCGACGTGGACCAGCGCATGGCGTACAAGGTCAACGTGCAGGCCACACGCACGCTCATCGCGCTCTGCGAGGCCTCGGCGAAGCGCCCGCGGCTGACCTTCACGTCCAGCGCCGCCGTGTTCGGCGACAACGCACGCGCCACCCCGCCGCGCCGGGCCAGCGACCCGGTGCAGGCGTCGGACAACTACACCCGGCAGAAGCTCGACAGTGAGCGCGACCTGCAGGCGTCGTCGCTGCGCTGGGTGGTCTTCCGGCTGGCCGTCACGCCGCCGGTGGAGCCGGCCGCGCTCGGGCCCTTCATCTTCGACATGCACGCCGACACCCGCGTGGAGTTCACGCACCCGGAAGACGTGGCGCTGGCCATCGCCAACTCGCTGGTGCGCGACGACATCGAGGGCCGCGTGCTGCTGCTGGGAGGCGGGGCGGCCAACCGCTACACGTACCGCGACTGGCTGAACGAGGCGTTCGCGTCCATGGGCATCGCGCCCATGCCGCGCGAGGCGTTCGGTCAGCACCTCTACCTGACCGACTGGGTGGACTCCGACGAGAGCCAGGCGCTGCTGGACTACCAGCGCCGCAGCTATGCCGAGTACCTCACGGAGGTGCGCGCCGGGCTCGGCCGCAGCGTGCACCTGGTGGACCGCGTGGGCCCCGTCGCGCGCGTCGTGGCGCTCGCCAACTCACGGCACTACGCCGTGGAGCACGGCCAGCGGCCGCTGCTGCCCGAGGCCCTCGAGGCCCTCACCCTGGCCAAGGCAGCGTGGAACGCCGCGAAGGCGTGGATGCCCCGCAAGGAGCGCGCGCGTGGCGAGCGTTGA